Proteins from one Arthrobacter sp. Soc17.1.1.1 genomic window:
- a CDS encoding cytidine deaminase: MTDQQTPGTEIPWDTLAATATEAMRRAYVPYSKFPVGAAALLDDGRIISGCNVENASYGLTLCAECALVSALAMSGGGRIRAFSCVDSDGATLMPCGRCRQLLYEFRAPDMVLMTVSGIRTMDEVLPDAFGPQHLA, encoded by the coding sequence ATGACCGACCAGCAGACTCCGGGGACCGAGATCCCCTGGGACACCCTCGCCGCCACGGCCACGGAGGCCATGCGCCGCGCCTACGTGCCGTACTCGAAGTTCCCCGTGGGGGCGGCTGCCCTCCTCGACGACGGCCGGATCATCTCCGGCTGCAACGTGGAGAACGCCTCCTACGGGCTGACGCTGTGCGCCGAGTGCGCCCTCGTCAGCGCGCTCGCCATGAGCGGCGGCGGCCGCATCCGCGCATTCAGCTGCGTGGACAGCGACGGCGCCACGCTCATGCCGTGCGGGCGCTGCCGCCAGCTGCTGTACGAATTCAGGGCACCCGACATGGTGCTCATGACCGTCAGCGGCATCCGCACCATGGACGAGGTCCTGCCGGACGCCTTCGGGCCGCAGCACCTCGCCTGA